Proteins encoded by one window of Pseudomonadota bacterium:
- a CDS encoding ATP-binding protein, whose protein sequence is MIRRRSSGRGVKSDGEFFFNSACEEKTVLLYIANIIESWLTERYPDIIFGLVSDFLGLRIIGDMIREEYPEAPLCESSDDFNIWIKHDASKNYFGKIMIGKVLSEIENKLNKIISQDDEELSIRLNNIKRAFSLNDEEVDILAFFYFVWLYQPLANRLTNNGVIDFSNYSTFKNMGHIILGHDKTKFLSNFSKRLLFTASLLEKNHDCIEATTWAENYLSGFLTTDISNQFFNTTNDTCLDLRDFDVSEEELLILNTLMEGDKGCNILFYGPPGTGKSSLAKVIAKQYSRELLSVNIPNDDDHSDRLRSVYAAFNMADRNSSLILIDEADEILNTSASFFVNSKTNKSWINGMLETHGKRAVWITNRTGQIHPSTMRRFSFTMEFKKVTTKGRLSILKHELKKKSLEYIFNDEELHDLCKAYPVDAGGIVNAINICEGQSKPQKDVVLKMIKTVLKNHERATMGEAPALSKKKDMRQYFLEGLNVSHDLDEIISITRQYVKLQEHKEHSLPLLLYGPPGTGKTEFVHYLGNILDKEVVLKRSSDIKSKWVGDTEANIAGAFNEAQTEGGILFFDEADSFLYPRSSADHSWEKSFTNEILAQLDSFFGIVIFATNDIDGLDHAALRRFRFKIEFHPLTPEGNVHFYQKLLTPLVSHGSAISEQDTQQIRCMSNLTPGDFAVVKEQFVFVDAAAITHEKLIASLMNEARHKQEKKRGIGFLRAIQ, encoded by the coding sequence ATGATAAGAAGAAGATCTTCCGGACGAGGAGTAAAAAGCGATGGCGAGTTTTTTTTCAATAGCGCATGTGAGGAAAAAACGGTTCTGTTGTATATTGCAAATATTATCGAATCGTGGCTCACGGAACGGTATCCAGATATCATATTCGGCCTCGTTTCAGATTTTCTGGGACTCAGAATAATCGGTGACATGATAAGAGAAGAATATCCCGAAGCACCCCTCTGCGAGTCTTCAGATGATTTTAATATCTGGATAAAGCATGATGCATCCAAGAACTATTTTGGCAAGATAATGATCGGGAAAGTTCTTTCTGAGATAGAAAACAAGCTAAATAAAATAATCTCCCAGGATGATGAAGAGCTATCAATCCGACTTAATAATATCAAAAGAGCATTCAGCCTTAACGATGAAGAAGTTGACATTCTTGCTTTCTTCTATTTTGTGTGGTTATATCAGCCCTTGGCCAATCGTTTGACTAATAACGGGGTAATAGACTTTTCTAACTATTCAACCTTCAAGAATATGGGCCATATTATCCTGGGACACGATAAAACTAAGTTTTTAAGCAATTTTTCAAAACGGCTGCTATTCACCGCTTCCCTCCTCGAAAAGAATCATGATTGCATAGAGGCAACTACATGGGCAGAAAACTATCTTTCCGGATTCTTAACAACCGATATATCCAATCAATTTTTCAACACCACAAATGATACCTGCCTTGATTTAAGGGATTTTGATGTTTCCGAGGAGGAACTTCTTATCCTCAATACCCTCATGGAAGGCGATAAGGGTTGTAACATCCTCTTCTATGGTCCGCCGGGAACAGGAAAATCATCCCTCGCGAAAGTGATTGCCAAACAGTATTCGAGGGAGCTTCTTTCCGTTAATATACCCAACGATGACGACCACAGCGACAGACTTCGCTCTGTATATGCTGCGTTTAATATGGCAGACAGGAACAGTTCTCTCATTCTTATTGATGAGGCCGATGAGATTCTCAATACCAGCGCTTCATTCTTTGTCAACAGCAAGACCAATAAAAGCTGGATCAACGGGATGCTCGAAACGCACGGGAAAAGAGCGGTCTGGATCACCAACAGAACGGGACAAATCCATCCATCCACCATGCGGAGGTTCTCCTTTACCATGGAATTCAAGAAGGTTACTACAAAAGGGCGACTCTCTATATTAAAACATGAGCTAAAAAAGAAAAGTCTTGAGTATATCTTCAATGATGAGGAACTTCATGACCTCTGCAAAGCATATCCCGTAGATGCCGGAGGGATTGTCAATGCAATCAACATCTGTGAAGGCCAATCAAAGCCGCAGAAAGACGTTGTCCTTAAGATGATCAAAACTGTTTTAAAAAATCATGAAAGGGCAACAATGGGTGAAGCACCTGCATTATCAAAGAAAAAGGATATGCGGCAGTATTTTCTCGAAGGACTCAATGTCTCACATGACCTTGACGAAATCATTTCAATCACCCGGCAATATGTAAAACTGCAGGAGCATAAAGAGCACTCCCTGCCGCTCCTTCTTTACGGACCACCGGGAACGGGAAAAACAGAATTTGTCCACTATCTGGGAAACATTCTCGACAAGGAAGTGGTTCTGAAAAGAAGCAGTGATATCAAATCAAAGTGGGTGGGCGATACAGAGGCGAATATTGCCGGTGCCTTCAATGAGGCCCAGACAGAGGGCGGTATACTTTTTTTCGACGAGGCGGACAGTTTCCTTTATCCGAGAAGTTCTGCCGATCATTCATGGGAAAAGAGCTTTACCAATGAAATCCTTGCCCAGCTTGACAGCTTCTTCGGTATTGTTATCTTTGCAACAAATGATATAGACGGATTAGACCATGCTGCACTACGGAGATTCCGCTTCAAGATAGAGTTCCATCCATTAACTCCTGAAGGCAATGTTCATTTCTACCAGAAGCTCTTGACACCACTGGTGAGCCACGGGTCTGCCATTTCTGAGCAGGACACACAACAGATAAGGTGTATGAGCAACCTTACTCCCGGCGACTTTGCTGTGGTGAAAGAACAATTTGTCTTTGTGGATGCAGCAGCAATAACCCATGAAAAACTGATTGCATCGCTTATGAATGAGGCAAGACACAAACAGGAGAAGAAAAGGGGGATAGGATTCTTGAGGGCAATCCAGTGA